From a single Bryobacter aggregatus MPL3 genomic region:
- a CDS encoding ABC transporter permease, whose protein sequence is MRGILDEIRNAFRGLLHAPLFTFVAVSSLALGIGANSAIFSLIDQVILKSLPVERPGELIQVFQSGSHYGSNSGPRMNSYPMYREFRDQSPVHVGMMGRREIDVSVSFEGSTERTGGELISGNYFQVLGVKAHLGRLIEPADDKKKSGHPVVVLGYDYWKNRFAGDPAIIGKELLINNFRMTVLGVSEAGFFGLDPSRIVSVRIPMMMKAEMTPGWDAMEDRRSRWVQIFARLKPGTSIAQAKAQMNSQFHNMRAMEVKEAAFAKASDISKQNFLRGNLEVETAANGFSGLRRRMAEPLWILMGVVGLVLLIACTNVANLLIARATGRRKEFAVRAALGASRWRLMRPLLVESLVLSCIGGICGLVLAYALNSLLLSFLPTGSTPLRIGAAPDWRVMAFTFGIACATGVLFGLFPAYNAGQTDAAPALKEEGRGMSTGSSGLVRKVLVGVQVALSILLLVAAGLFVRTLQNLKLTDTGLEPSRLITFQANPPLSGYDTAKTKQFMRDFKQRAEATPGILKVGIANIDKMNGNEWDSTVTVEGFKHDAGKMPGPYFDAVTPGYVETMGMKILQGRDFRDSDFTNEPPDSQKWASWRICMINQKFADTYFAGKNPIGYHLGMGGDPGTPTDIEIVGVFSNAKYMDVREDVNIQVLVPMYQLSHPPSLVAYVRTAGDESQAIGTIRNLVRQMDPSLPLHSMRSFTDQIDNSLSTERLLSFLASIFGIVATILAAIGLYGVLSLAVSRRQKEIGIRIALGAESGSVIGLVMKEILFLIAGGILVGVPAAMLLSTYVKKQLYGMEAMDPITFVLAVVSLILVALLASWLPTRRATKVNPIEVLRYE, encoded by the coding sequence ATGCGAGGAATACTGGACGAGATCCGCAATGCATTCCGTGGGCTGCTGCACGCCCCACTTTTCACCTTTGTGGCGGTTTCTTCACTCGCCTTGGGGATTGGAGCGAATTCGGCCATCTTCAGCCTGATCGATCAGGTCATTCTGAAGAGCCTGCCTGTGGAGCGGCCCGGCGAATTGATCCAGGTCTTTCAATCCGGCTCCCATTACGGCTCCAACTCTGGACCGCGGATGAACTCCTATCCGATGTACCGCGAGTTCCGCGACCAGTCGCCTGTCCATGTCGGAATGATGGGCCGCCGTGAGATCGATGTCAGTGTTTCCTTTGAAGGCAGCACCGAGCGTACAGGTGGCGAACTGATCTCAGGCAACTACTTCCAGGTGCTTGGAGTGAAGGCGCATCTCGGCCGGCTGATCGAGCCCGCCGATGACAAAAAGAAAAGCGGCCATCCTGTCGTTGTTCTGGGCTACGACTACTGGAAAAACCGCTTCGCCGGCGACCCCGCGATCATCGGCAAGGAGTTGTTGATCAACAACTTCCGCATGACCGTCCTCGGTGTCAGCGAAGCAGGCTTCTTCGGCCTTGATCCCAGCCGCATTGTCAGCGTCCGCATCCCGATGATGATGAAGGCCGAGATGACGCCTGGCTGGGATGCGATGGAAGACCGCCGCAGCCGATGGGTGCAGATCTTCGCGCGCCTCAAGCCGGGGACGAGCATCGCGCAGGCCAAGGCCCAGATGAACTCGCAATTCCATAACATGCGGGCGATGGAAGTGAAGGAAGCCGCCTTTGCCAAGGCCTCCGATATCTCCAAGCAGAACTTCCTGCGGGGCAACCTCGAAGTGGAAACAGCCGCCAATGGCTTCTCTGGTTTGCGCCGCCGCATGGCGGAGCCGCTGTGGATTCTGATGGGCGTCGTCGGGCTGGTGCTGCTGATCGCCTGCACCAATGTTGCGAATCTTCTGATCGCCCGTGCCACCGGACGCCGGAAGGAGTTCGCCGTGCGCGCTGCTCTGGGCGCCAGCCGCTGGCGGCTGATGCGCCCGCTTCTGGTGGAGAGTCTGGTCCTGAGCTGCATCGGTGGAATTTGCGGATTGGTGCTTGCCTATGCCTTGAACTCGCTGCTACTCTCCTTCCTGCCCACCGGCTCCACCCCGCTGCGCATTGGCGCGGCTCCCGATTGGCGCGTCATGGCCTTCACTTTTGGAATCGCCTGCGCCACTGGTGTCCTGTTTGGTCTTTTCCCTGCCTACAACGCAGGCCAGACCGACGCAGCGCCCGCACTCAAGGAAGAAGGCCGCGGCATGTCCACCGGCTCCTCAGGCCTGGTGCGTAAAGTCCTCGTCGGCGTTCAGGTGGCCTTGTCCATCCTGCTTCTCGTTGCCGCCGGACTCTTCGTGCGGACTCTGCAGAATCTGAAGCTCACCGACACCGGCCTCGAGCCCAGCCGCCTGATTACCTTCCAAGCCAATCCGCCCCTGAGCGGCTACGATACCGCGAAGACAAAACAGTTTATGCGCGACTTCAAACAGCGTGCCGAAGCCACCCCGGGCATCCTCAAAGTCGGCATCGCCAACATCGACAAAATGAACGGCAACGAGTGGGATTCCACCGTCACCGTCGAGGGCTTCAAGCACGACGCCGGCAAAATGCCCGGGCCCTACTTTGATGCCGTCACGCCGGGCTATGTCGAGACCATGGGCATGAAGATCCTGCAAGGCCGCGACTTCCGCGATTCCGATTTCACAAACGAGCCGCCCGACTCGCAGAAATGGGCGTCCTGGCGGATTTGCATGATCAACCAGAAGTTTGCCGACACCTACTTTGCCGGCAAGAACCCCATCGGCTACCACCTCGGTATGGGCGGCGACCCCGGCACGCCGACCGACATCGAAATTGTTGGCGTCTTCTCCAATGCGAAATACATGGATGTCCGCGAGGATGTCAATATTCAGGTGCTCGTGCCGATGTATCAGCTCAGCCACCCGCCCTCCCTGGTCGCCTATGTCCGCACGGCGGGCGACGAATCGCAGGCCATCGGAACCATTCGCAACCTGGTGCGCCAGATGGACCCCTCACTGCCGCTCCATTCGATGCGCAGCTTCACCGATCAGATCGACAACAGCCTCTCCACCGAACGTCTCTTGTCCTTCCTCGCCAGCATCTTCGGCATCGTAGCCACTATCCTCGCTGCCATCGGACTCTACGGCGTCCTCTCGCTGGCCGTCTCCCGCCGCCAGAAGGAGATTGGCATTCGCATCGCGCTCGGCGCCGAGTCTGGCTCGGTGATCGGGCTAGTGATGAAAGAGATCCTCTTCCTCATCGCCGGCGGTATTCTCGTCGGCGTGCCTGCGGCCATGTTGCTTTCCACCTACGTGAAGAAGCAGCTCTACGGGATGGAGGCCATGGATCCGATCACCTTCGTCCTCGCGGTTGTCTCACTAATCCTCGTAGCGCTCCTGGCCTCCTGGCTGCCGACACGCCGGGCCACCAAAGTGAACCCGATCGAGGTGCTGCGCTACGAGTGA
- a CDS encoding efflux RND transporter permease subunit, whose translation MWIVKLALSRPYTFAVMAVLIVILGAVSIVSMPTDIFPNIDIPVVSVIWNYNGMSPDDMEKRVVNSFERAITTTVNDVEHIESQSMASYGVIRVYFHPGVRIDLAVAQLTAISNSITRVLPPGIFPPFILRYNAATVPILQLALSSNSMSEQTIYDLANSQIRMGLATVQGASIPIPYGGRVRQIMVDLDPHAMQARRLSAVDISTAVNAQNLVLPSGTAKIGSSEFNVRLNASPELVHELNSIPVKDVNGAAVYLRDVAQVRDGFAIQTNVVRQNGSRGALLTILKNGNSSTLEIIERVQKELDRLQSIIPKEMNVRRMFDQSLFVRASIDGVVHEGIIAAVLTGLMILLFLGSWRSTLIVCVSIPLSILVSISILYLTGQTLNVMTLGGLALAVGILVDDATVEIENIHRNRHMGKPLVRAILDGAQQIAVPTFVSTLSICIVFVPVIFLTGAAKFLFTPLALAVVFAMMASYMLSRTIVPTMSHFLLAHDKESGLIWRMHEGFNVVFEKMKDLYGEALEWSLSNRAVVFTVFFVFVGFSGWLATKVGEDFFPEVDAGQFRLHVRGPVGSRIEETEQLFARVEGVIKQVVPARELDSILDNIGLPSLGINLAYSDGATIGRFDGEILVSLKEQQNATKVYVQQLRRRLQSEFPEAEFFFQPANMINQILNFGRPAPFDIQVVTRNRAAGIKVAREIESKVKRIPGAVDVHLHQVMNYPDIQLNVDRAKADVLGLSQRDVANSLLVSLSSSGQTQPNFWLDPANGVSYQVTAQTPQVKIENLDDIMNTPITPPGGGNTSLLSNIASVNRSTSMAVVNHYNVQPIFNVFANVENSDLGTVQKHVEAILKDMRPKLPKGVTIDLRGQVETMNSSFLRLGLGLLFAILLVYMLMVVNFQSWLDPFIILTALPGSLSGIVWLLFVTQTTFNVPSLMGAIMSIGVGVANSILLVTFANDLRPGGLNSREAALEAGVTRLRPVVMTASAMIIGMLPMSLGLGEGGEQNAPLGRAVIGGLLLATVATLFIVPLVYSGLRKNAPVWNEIEETE comes from the coding sequence ATGTGGATCGTAAAGCTGGCGCTCAGCCGCCCGTACACCTTCGCGGTGATGGCGGTTCTGATTGTAATTCTTGGTGCCGTCTCGATCGTTTCGATGCCGACGGATATCTTTCCTAACATTGATATCCCCGTTGTCAGTGTGATTTGGAACTACAACGGCATGTCCCCCGACGACATGGAAAAGCGCGTTGTCAACTCCTTTGAGCGTGCCATCACCACGACGGTCAACGATGTCGAACACATCGAAAGCCAGTCGATGGCGAGCTATGGCGTCATTCGCGTCTACTTCCATCCAGGGGTCCGCATCGACCTTGCGGTTGCACAACTCACTGCGATTTCCAATTCCATCACCCGCGTCTTGCCTCCGGGGATTTTTCCGCCCTTTATTCTGCGCTACAACGCGGCCACGGTGCCCATTCTGCAGTTGGCGCTCTCTAGCAATTCGATGAGCGAGCAGACCATCTACGATCTGGCCAACTCCCAGATCCGCATGGGCCTTGCTACCGTTCAGGGCGCCTCGATTCCAATTCCCTACGGCGGCCGTGTCCGTCAGATCATGGTCGATCTCGATCCCCACGCGATGCAGGCGCGACGGCTCTCGGCGGTCGATATCTCCACTGCCGTCAATGCCCAGAACCTCGTCCTGCCCAGTGGCACGGCAAAGATCGGCTCCAGCGAATTCAACGTCCGCCTCAATGCGAGCCCTGAGCTGGTCCACGAACTCAACTCCATCCCGGTCAAGGACGTCAACGGGGCAGCCGTCTATCTGCGCGATGTCGCGCAGGTCCGCGACGGCTTCGCGATCCAGACCAATGTCGTGCGGCAGAACGGCAGCCGTGGCGCCTTGCTCACCATCCTCAAAAATGGCAACTCTTCGACGCTCGAGATCATTGAACGCGTTCAGAAGGAACTCGACCGTCTCCAAAGCATCATCCCCAAGGAAATGAACGTGCGCCGCATGTTCGACCAGAGCCTCTTTGTCCGCGCCTCCATCGACGGCGTCGTTCACGAAGGTATCATTGCCGCGGTGCTCACCGGCTTGATGATCCTGCTCTTCCTCGGCAGTTGGCGCAGCACTCTCATCGTTTGCGTTTCGATTCCGCTCTCGATTCTGGTTTCGATCTCGATCCTCTACCTCACCGGGCAGACGCTGAACGTCATGACGCTCGGCGGCCTTGCGCTCGCGGTTGGCATCCTGGTCGACGACGCGACCGTTGAAATCGAAAACATCCATCGCAACCGCCACATGGGCAAGCCGCTGGTGCGGGCGATTCTTGATGGCGCGCAGCAAATCGCCGTCCCCACCTTCGTCTCCACGCTGTCCATCTGCATCGTCTTCGTCCCGGTCATCTTCCTCACCGGTGCGGCGAAATTCCTCTTCACGCCGCTCGCGCTGGCGGTGGTCTTCGCGATGATGGCCAGCTATATGTTGAGCCGGACGATCGTGCCCACCATGTCGCACTTCCTGCTTGCTCACGACAAGGAATCAGGCCTCATCTGGCGCATGCACGAAGGCTTCAATGTGGTCTTTGAGAAGATGAAGGACCTTTACGGCGAGGCGCTCGAATGGTCGCTCTCCAATCGCGCCGTTGTCTTCACGGTCTTCTTTGTTTTTGTCGGATTCTCCGGTTGGCTGGCTACCAAGGTGGGCGAAGACTTCTTCCCCGAAGTTGACGCCGGGCAGTTCCGGCTGCACGTCCGCGGTCCGGTCGGCTCGCGCATTGAGGAGACAGAGCAGCTCTTTGCCCGTGTCGAAGGCGTCATCAAACAAGTGGTTCCTGCCCGCGAGTTGGACAGCATCCTCGACAACATCGGCCTGCCTTCGCTCGGCATCAATCTGGCCTATTCGGACGGAGCAACGATTGGCCGTTTCGACGGCGAAATCCTGGTCAGCCTCAAGGAACAGCAGAACGCCACCAAAGTCTATGTGCAGCAATTGCGCCGCCGCTTGCAGTCGGAGTTCCCGGAAGCGGAGTTCTTCTTCCAGCCTGCCAACATGATCAACCAGATCCTGAATTTTGGCCGTCCCGCGCCCTTTGACATCCAGGTGGTAACCCGCAATCGTGCTGCTGGCATCAAGGTAGCCAGGGAGATTGAAAGCAAAGTGAAGCGCATCCCGGGAGCCGTGGACGTCCACCTGCACCAGGTCATGAATTATCCGGACATCCAACTGAACGTGGACCGGGCTAAGGCCGACGTGCTCGGCCTGTCGCAGCGCGACGTGGCCAACAGTCTGCTCGTCAGTCTGAGTTCGAGCGGCCAGACCCAGCCGAACTTCTGGCTCGACCCGGCCAATGGCGTCAGCTACCAGGTGACGGCGCAGACCCCCCAAGTCAAGATCGAGAACCTGGACGACATCATGAATACGCCGATCACCCCTCCGGGGGGCGGCAACACCAGCCTGCTGTCCAACATTGCAAGCGTCAATCGCTCCACCAGCATGGCCGTGGTCAATCATTACAACGTGCAGCCCATCTTCAACGTGTTTGCGAATGTCGAAAACAGCGATCTTGGCACCGTCCAGAAGCACGTCGAAGCGATCCTCAAGGACATGCGTCCCAAGCTGCCCAAGGGCGTCACCATCGACCTGCGCGGCCAGGTGGAAACGATGAATTCGAGCTTCCTGCGCCTCGGTCTGGGCCTGCTCTTCGCTATCCTGCTCGTCTACATGCTCATGGTCGTCAACTTCCAAAGCTGGCTTGATCCCTTCATCATCCTGACGGCGCTGCCCGGCAGCTTGAGCGGCATCGTCTGGCTGCTCTTTGTCACCCAGACCACCTTCAACGTGCCCAGCCTGATGGGCGCAATCATGAGCATCGGCGTCGGCGTAGCCAATAGCATTCTATTGGTCACCTTCGCAAACGA